A part of Pectobacterium cacticida genomic DNA contains:
- the pqiB gene encoding intermembrane transport protein PqiB codes for MANDNHAVAKVETIKRWSPVWIVPIVTVLIGAWILFYHFSHQGPQITLITSNAESIEAGKTAIKSRSVDVGVVESVVLSDDLHQVEIKARLHDGMEKLLKQDTAFWVVKPQIGREGVSGLGTLLSGAYIELQPGVHNGEQREFRLLDAPPLASPDAKGIRVILDSEQSGQLNAGDPVLFRGYRVGSVETSEFDPKARRMRYQLFISAPYDGLVTTNVRFWKESGVSFEMSAQGMRVEMGSLATLFSGGVSFDVPTGWDLGEAAKTMAQYRLFDSQRSIQDSLYTEYKEYLLFFSESIRGLQAGAPVEFRGIRLGTVAEAPFFPKNMKQDLANDYRIPVLIRIEPDRFEKKIGGSFDFERYLVQAQSLGLRASMKTANILTGALYIDLDFYPKEKVDKKLYVLDGYPVLPTIDGGLSQIQQKLMAVLDKVNNLPLNPLLNATTKTLTESQATLREMQKTLATLNKLTSSKAMQDLPADMQKTLLELNRSMKGFQPGSPAYNKMVADMQRLDQVLRELQPVLRTLNEKSNALVFEASGNPDPQPKRAKQ; via the coding sequence TTGGCGAACGATAACCATGCTGTTGCGAAGGTAGAAACGATCAAACGCTGGTCGCCAGTCTGGATTGTACCCATTGTTACGGTGCTGATCGGCGCCTGGATACTGTTTTACCATTTTAGCCATCAAGGGCCGCAAATTACGCTGATTACCAGCAACGCTGAAAGTATTGAGGCGGGAAAGACCGCGATCAAGAGCCGTAGCGTTGATGTCGGTGTCGTCGAGAGTGTCGTGCTCAGTGACGACCTCCATCAGGTGGAAATCAAGGCTCGCCTGCATGACGGTATGGAGAAACTCCTAAAGCAGGACACCGCCTTCTGGGTGGTAAAACCGCAGATCGGTCGGGAAGGGGTTTCTGGCCTGGGGACACTACTTTCAGGTGCTTATATCGAGCTGCAACCCGGCGTTCATAATGGAGAGCAGCGTGAATTTAGGCTATTGGACGCGCCGCCGCTGGCCTCGCCGGATGCGAAGGGCATTAGAGTCATACTCGATAGCGAGCAATCCGGGCAGTTGAATGCAGGTGATCCTGTTCTGTTTCGTGGCTATCGTGTGGGGTCGGTGGAAACCAGCGAATTCGATCCAAAAGCGCGCAGGATGCGCTATCAATTGTTTATCTCCGCCCCTTATGACGGTTTGGTCACGACGAACGTCCGTTTCTGGAAGGAAAGCGGGGTGTCGTTTGAAATGTCGGCGCAGGGAATGCGCGTCGAAATGGGGTCGTTAGCCACGTTATTCAGCGGTGGTGTCAGCTTCGATGTGCCAACAGGTTGGGATTTGGGCGAAGCGGCCAAGACAATGGCGCAGTATAGACTTTTTGATAGTCAGCGCAGCATCCAGGATTCGTTGTATACGGAGTATAAAGAGTATTTGTTATTCTTCAGCGAATCAATTCGGGGTTTACAGGCCGGAGCACCCGTTGAATTCAGGGGTATTCGGTTGGGGACGGTGGCTGAAGCGCCATTCTTCCCGAAAAATATGAAGCAGGATCTGGCCAATGATTACCGTATTCCGGTGCTGATTCGTATTGAACCCGATAGGTTCGAAAAGAAAATAGGTGGGTCATTTGACTTTGAACGTTATCTCGTTCAGGCCCAATCACTGGGGCTGCGTGCCTCAATGAAAACGGCGAATATCCTGACGGGCGCGCTTTATATCGATCTCGATTTTTATCCTAAAGAGAAAGTAGATAAAAAGCTCTATGTTCTTGATGGTTATCCTGTTCTCCCCACGATTGACGGCGGTCTGTCACAGATTCAGCAGAAGCTCATGGCGGTGCTGGATAAGGTCAATAATCTGCCGTTGAATCCGCTGCTTAATGCCACAACGAAGACGCTGACGGAAAGTCAGGCGACGTTGCGCGAAATGCAAAAAACGTTGGCAACGCTCAATAAATTGACATCCAGCAAAGCGATGCAGGATTTGCCGGCAGATATGCAAAAAACGCTGCTTGAACTGAATCGCAGTATGAAAGGTTTCCAGCCGGGTTCACCCGCCTATAATAAAATGGTGGCGGATATGCAGCGGTTGGATCAGGTTTTACGGGAGTTACAGCCTGTGCTACGAACCCTGAATGAGAAAAGTAATGCCTTGGTTTTCGAAGCCTCAGGGAATCCGGATCCTCAACCCAAGAGGGCAAAACAATGA
- the rmf gene encoding ribosome modulation factor has product MKRQKRDRLERAHSRGYQAGIVGRPKEFCPYQSINARSHWLGGWRKAMEDRAVIA; this is encoded by the coding sequence ATGAAAAGACAGAAACGCGATCGCCTGGAACGGGCGCATTCTCGGGGTTATCAAGCGGGTATTGTCGGTAGACCGAAAGAATTCTGCCCTTATCAGTCAATCAATGCTCGGTCTCACTGGTTGGGAGGCTGGCGCAAAGCCATGGAGGATAGGGCGGTAATTGCTTAG
- the rlmKL gene encoding bifunctional 23S rRNA (guanine(2069)-N(7))-methyltransferase RlmK/23S rRNA (guanine(2445)-N(2))-methyltransferase RlmL, which produces MNALFASTARGLEELLKSELESLGAQSCAVVQGGVHFSGDNRLLYRSLLWSRLASRILLPLNEFKVHSDLDLYLGVQAIDWPSIFNVNSTFAVHFTGTNDDIRNSQYGALKVKDAIVDSFTRKTGQRPDVAKQLPDIRVNVFLQRDMASVALDLSGDGLHQRGYRDLAGLAPLKENLAAAIVLRSGWQNGTPLVDPMCGSGTLLIEAAMIASDRAPGLHRTRWGFNAWLKHDAGLWHELTSEAQQRAREGLQAATSRFFGSDNDRRVIEIAKANARRAGVAELISFGVKDAAQLQNPLPDGPKGTVVSNPPYGERLESEPALIALYNMLGRKMKSDFGGWQLSLFSASPALLSCLQLRAERQFKAKNGPLDCVQKNYQLAETQGESAGQIAEDFANRLRKNLRKLEKWARQQGIECYRLYDADLPEYNVAVDRYGSWVVVQEYAPPKTVDAQKARQRLFDVINATLSVLELPSNRLVLKTRERQKGKNQYEKLAQKGDFLLMEEFGAKLWVNLTDYLDTGLFLDHRIARKMLSEISRGKDFLNLFAYTGTASVHAGLGGARSTTTVDMSRTYLEWAEKNLRVNGLTGRQHRLIQADCLSWLRNANEQFDVIFIDPPTFSNSKRMDASFDVQRDHLALMKDLKHLLRRGGTIMFSNNKRGFQMDRDGLAALGLSAKEITAQTQSPDFARNRQIHNCWLLTHANEEK; this is translated from the coding sequence ATGAATGCTTTGTTTGCCAGCACGGCGCGGGGACTGGAAGAGTTATTAAAAAGCGAACTCGAATCATTGGGCGCGCAGTCCTGTGCGGTGGTGCAGGGGGGCGTCCATTTCTCGGGGGACAACCGTCTGCTGTACCGAAGCCTGCTGTGGAGTCGTCTGGCATCGCGTATTTTGCTGCCGTTGAATGAATTCAAGGTTCACAGCGATCTGGATCTGTATTTAGGGGTGCAGGCGATTGATTGGCCATCGATCTTTAACGTTAACAGCACGTTTGCCGTGCATTTTACCGGTACCAATGACGATATCCGCAATAGCCAGTACGGCGCGTTAAAAGTCAAAGATGCGATTGTCGATAGCTTCACGCGCAAAACCGGGCAGCGGCCGGATGTGGCGAAACAGCTGCCGGATATCCGCGTTAATGTTTTCCTGCAACGCGATATGGCCAGCGTTGCGCTGGATCTGAGCGGAGATGGCTTACATCAGCGGGGTTACCGCGATCTGGCTGGGCTGGCGCCGCTAAAAGAAAATCTGGCGGCGGCGATTGTGCTGCGATCCGGCTGGCAAAACGGCACGCCGTTGGTCGATCCGATGTGCGGTTCTGGCACGCTACTGATTGAAGCGGCGATGATAGCTTCCGATCGCGCGCCCGGTTTGCATCGAACACGCTGGGGATTTAACGCCTGGTTAAAGCACGATGCGGGACTGTGGCATGAACTCACCAGCGAAGCACAGCAACGTGCGCGTGAGGGCTTACAGGCGGCCACGTCCCGTTTCTTCGGCTCGGATAATGACCGTCGTGTGATTGAGATTGCTAAAGCGAATGCCCGTCGCGCTGGCGTCGCTGAGCTGATCTCCTTTGGTGTAAAAGATGCGGCGCAGTTGCAGAATCCCTTACCGGATGGGCCAAAAGGAACGGTCGTCAGCAACCCGCCATACGGCGAACGCCTTGAGAGCGAGCCTGCGCTAATCGCCTTGTATAATATGCTGGGCCGAAAAATGAAAAGCGACTTTGGCGGTTGGCAGCTCTCGTTGTTCAGCGCATCGCCGGCGCTGCTAAGCTGCCTGCAACTGCGTGCTGAACGCCAATTCAAGGCAAAAAATGGCCCACTGGACTGTGTACAGAAAAATTATCAATTGGCAGAAACGCAGGGCGAATCCGCTGGGCAAATCGCCGAAGACTTCGCCAACCGCCTGCGTAAGAACTTGCGCAAGCTAGAGAAATGGGCGCGGCAGCAGGGGATTGAATGCTATCGCCTCTATGATGCCGACCTGCCTGAATATAATGTGGCGGTTGACCGCTACGGCAGTTGGGTCGTGGTTCAGGAATATGCGCCGCCGAAAACGGTTGATGCGCAAAAAGCTCGCCAGCGGCTATTTGATGTGATCAATGCCACGCTGAGCGTGCTGGAATTACCGTCGAACCGTCTGGTGCTGAAAACGCGTGAGCGTCAGAAAGGTAAAAATCAGTATGAAAAACTGGCCCAAAAAGGCGACTTCCTTCTGATGGAAGAGTTTGGGGCCAAACTGTGGGTTAATTTGACCGACTACCTCGATACGGGGTTATTCCTTGACCATCGTATCGCTCGCAAAATGCTGAGTGAGATAAGCCGCGGTAAAGATTTTCTTAACCTGTTTGCCTATACGGGTACGGCGAGTGTGCACGCGGGACTCGGCGGCGCGCGCTCAACGACCACCGTCGATATGTCGCGAACGTATCTGGAATGGGCAGAAAAAAACCTGCGGGTGAATGGCCTGACAGGGCGCCAACATCGCCTGATTCAGGCGGATTGCTTATCATGGCTGCGCAATGCGAATGAACAGTTTGATGTTATCTTCATCGATCCGCCGACCTTCTCTAATTCAAAACGGATGGACGCCTCATTTGATGTCCAGCGCGATCACTTAGCGTTGATGAAAGATCTCAAACACTTATTGCGTCGTGGCGGTACTATCATGTTTTCGAATAACAAACGCGGTTTCCAGATGGATAGAGACGGCCTGGCTGCGCTAGGGCTCAGCGCCAAAGAAATTACCGCCCAAACCCAATCTCCGGATTTTGCCCGAAATCGTCAGATTCATAACTGTTGGCTGCTCACTCATGCCAACGAGGAAAAGTAA
- the pqiC gene encoding membrane integrity-associated transporter subunit PqiC → MTKAWILVLALVLSACSSSTTQKTYYQLPTDVDVSVAHSAPNQARSLWVEHISVADYLSNAGLVYQTNDVQYVIASNNLWASALDQQLQQTLVTRLGNQLPGWLVTAQPQGRDQATLSVVVTGFHGRYDGYAIVRGEWVMSYQGNVVKRAFNVALPQKDDGYDALVKALAQGWQHVSQSIAQQILLLK, encoded by the coding sequence ATGACAAAAGCATGGATACTGGTTCTGGCCTTGGTATTGAGCGCCTGTAGCAGTAGCACTACGCAGAAAACCTATTACCAACTTCCAACAGACGTGGACGTTAGCGTGGCGCATTCTGCGCCAAACCAGGCGCGTTCGTTATGGGTGGAACATATCAGCGTGGCGGATTATCTTAGTAATGCAGGATTGGTCTACCAAACTAATGATGTGCAGTATGTGATTGCCAGTAACAACCTATGGGCGAGCGCGTTGGATCAACAATTGCAACAGACGTTGGTAACCCGTCTTGGGAACCAACTTCCTGGTTGGCTGGTAACCGCGCAGCCGCAGGGGCGCGATCAGGCCACATTGAGTGTGGTCGTTACCGGTTTTCATGGCCGTTATGATGGCTATGCTATCGTGCGTGGCGAATGGGTGATGAGCTATCAGGGGAATGTCGTTAAACGCGCTTTTAACGTGGCGTTACCACAGAAAGACGATGGCTATGATGCGCTGGTAAAAGCGTTGGCGCAGGGGTGGCAACACGTCTCTCAGTCGATCGCACAGCAGATCTTGTTGCTGAAATAA
- the pqiA gene encoding membrane integrity-associated transporter subunit PqiA, which produces MCSHHERHKPVHRHDQEHEHHHDDYMLCPQCDLLVELPTLLHGQKATCPRCHTALTSRQAEPRRRPVGYAASALFMLLLANLFPFVSMRVAGISSEITLMQIPKVMVAENYASVATLFVLFVQLVPALSMVMLILLCLHVSLPLALRKGMGNILFHLKSWGMAEIFLAGVLVSFVKLMAYGDIGIGDSFIPFILFCLLQLLAFQSLDRRWLWNDIVPPPALPASPTLGASGLSQGLRSCSCCTAILPVNQLVCPRCHSRGYARKKQSLQWTLALLLTSVMLYIPSNLLPIMVTEAFGDRMGSTIMSGVILLWGMGSYPVALVIFIASVMVPSLKMLALGWLCWQANGKSSKQADSGRMHVIYEMVEFVGRWSMIDVFVIAVLSAMVRIGHLMSIYPAIGAVLFAAVVILTMIAAMMFDPRLLWDRRNDVLHKESAVGER; this is translated from the coding sequence GTGTGTTCCCATCACGAGCGTCATAAACCTGTTCATAGGCACGACCAAGAGCATGAGCATCATCATGATGACTATATGCTTTGCCCGCAATGTGATCTTTTGGTGGAATTGCCGACATTGTTGCACGGACAAAAGGCGACCTGCCCACGCTGCCATACGGCGCTTACCAGTCGACAGGCCGAACCACGCAGGCGGCCCGTCGGTTATGCGGCGAGTGCGCTATTCATGTTATTGCTGGCTAACCTTTTCCCCTTCGTTTCGATGCGTGTGGCGGGGATCTCCAGCGAAATTACCCTGATGCAGATCCCAAAGGTAATGGTGGCGGAAAATTATGCCAGCGTTGCCACGCTGTTTGTGCTGTTTGTCCAGTTGGTTCCGGCTCTTAGCATGGTGATGCTAATTCTGCTCTGTCTGCACGTCTCGCTGCCGTTGGCATTGAGGAAGGGCATGGGGAACATACTGTTCCATTTAAAAAGCTGGGGAATGGCGGAGATTTTTCTGGCTGGGGTGCTGGTCAGCTTCGTCAAACTGATGGCTTATGGCGACATTGGCATCGGTGACAGTTTCATACCTTTTATCTTGTTCTGTCTGCTGCAATTGCTGGCATTCCAAAGTCTCGATCGACGCTGGTTATGGAATGACATTGTGCCGCCCCCAGCATTACCCGCGTCGCCGACTCTGGGCGCGAGCGGGCTTTCGCAAGGCTTACGTTCATGCTCATGTTGTACCGCGATCCTGCCCGTCAATCAGTTGGTATGCCCGCGTTGTCACTCGCGAGGATATGCGCGTAAGAAGCAGAGTCTGCAATGGACACTGGCTTTGCTGTTGACATCCGTCATGCTCTATATCCCTTCAAATCTGCTACCGATTATGGTGACCGAAGCTTTTGGCGATCGGATGGGGTCGACCATCATGTCGGGGGTGATTCTGCTCTGGGGGATGGGATCTTACCCTGTCGCGCTGGTGATTTTTATTGCCAGCGTGATGGTGCCATCGCTAAAAATGCTTGCGCTGGGCTGGCTATGCTGGCAGGCAAACGGGAAAAGTTCAAAACAAGCAGACAGTGGACGGATGCACGTCATCTATGAAATGGTTGAGTTTGTTGGGCGTTGGTCGATGATTGATGTGTTTGTGATTGCCGTTCTGTCCGCGATGGTACGAATTGGCCACCTAATGAGTATTTACCCCGCTATTGGCGCGGTTCTGTTCGCGGCCGTGGTGATATTGACCATGATTGCCGCAATGATGTTTGATCCCCGTTTATTGTGGGATCGTCGCAATGATGTTCTTCATAAGGAGTCGGCCGTTGGCGAACGATAA
- a CDS encoding ABC transporter ATP-binding protein — protein MSLISVSGAWLSFSDAPLLDNTELHIEENERVCLVGRNGAGKSTLLKILAKEIPLDDGRITYEQDLIVARLQQDPPRNVAGSVFDFVAEGVAAQADYLKNYHAMLRLVESDPSEKHLNQLAALQEVLEHQGLWQLESRIHEVLEQLGLSANAPLASLSGGWLRKAALGRALVSSPRVLLLDEPTNHLDIETIDWLETFLKTFQGSIVFISHDRSFIRNMATRIVDLDRGKLVSWPGNYDKYLAGKEEALRVEDLQNAEFDRKLAQEEVWIRQGIKARRTRNEGRVRALKAMRQERAQRREVLGSAKMQVEEATRSGKIVFELEDINYQVDNKTLVRHFSAQVQRGDKIALVGPNGCGKTTLLKLMLGELKPASGRVHCGTKLEVAYFDQHRAELDPERTVMDNLAEGKQEVMVNGRSRHVLGYLQDFLFHPKRAMTPVKALSGGERNRLLLARLFLKPSNLLILDEPTNDLDVETLELLEELIENYQGTVLLVSHDRQFVDNSVTECWIFEGEGKISRFVGGYFDAQQQRAAATPLKTVAASAVTPQAAAANIAPPAKRHVVKLSYNQQRELEQLPLRIEQLEQEIALLQAKMSDADFFSRPYDETQPVMAALAEAENTLESCFARWEALEAQKNS, from the coding sequence ATGTCTTTAATCAGTGTTTCAGGTGCATGGCTGTCGTTTAGCGATGCGCCGCTGTTGGATAACACCGAACTTCATATCGAAGAGAATGAGCGCGTTTGTCTGGTTGGTCGCAACGGTGCGGGTAAATCGACCCTGCTAAAAATTCTGGCCAAAGAGATCCCTCTTGATGATGGAAGAATTACCTATGAGCAGGATCTGATCGTCGCGCGCCTGCAGCAGGATCCTCCGCGTAATGTTGCCGGTAGCGTTTTTGACTTTGTCGCCGAAGGCGTTGCCGCGCAAGCGGATTACCTGAAGAACTATCACGCCATGCTGCGTTTGGTTGAAAGTGACCCCAGCGAAAAACACCTGAACCAGTTGGCGGCATTGCAAGAGGTTCTCGAACATCAGGGGCTGTGGCAACTGGAAAGCCGCATTCATGAAGTGCTGGAACAACTGGGCTTGTCCGCTAATGCGCCGCTGGCGTCGCTCTCTGGCGGTTGGCTGCGTAAAGCGGCTCTCGGCAGGGCGCTGGTAAGCTCGCCACGCGTGTTGTTGTTAGATGAACCGACCAACCATTTGGATATTGAGACGATTGATTGGTTGGAAACCTTTCTGAAAACGTTTCAGGGTAGCATCGTTTTCATCTCCCATGACCGATCGTTTATTCGCAATATGGCGACCCGCATTGTCGACCTCGATCGCGGCAAGCTGGTTTCCTGGCCGGGCAACTACGATAAATATCTGGCAGGAAAAGAAGAAGCGCTGCGGGTGGAAGATCTGCAAAACGCGGAGTTCGATCGTAAGCTGGCGCAGGAAGAAGTGTGGATCCGTCAGGGGATTAAAGCACGCCGTACTCGTAATGAAGGCCGCGTGCGGGCGTTGAAAGCGATGCGTCAAGAGCGGGCGCAACGTCGAGAGGTATTGGGATCGGCGAAAATGCAGGTGGAAGAGGCGACGCGTTCCGGCAAGATAGTGTTTGAACTGGAAGATATTAACTATCAGGTGGATAATAAAACACTGGTGCGCCACTTTTCTGCCCAGGTGCAACGCGGAGACAAGATCGCGCTAGTCGGGCCGAATGGCTGTGGTAAAACCACGCTGCTAAAATTGATGTTAGGAGAATTAAAACCCGCCAGTGGACGTGTGCATTGTGGTACGAAGCTGGAGGTGGCCTATTTCGATCAGCATCGCGCCGAGCTCGATCCCGAACGCACCGTCATGGACAATTTGGCCGAGGGTAAACAGGAAGTGATGGTGAACGGCCGTTCTCGCCATGTGTTGGGCTATTTGCAGGATTTCCTGTTCCATCCCAAACGGGCAATGACGCCGGTAAAAGCATTATCGGGAGGAGAACGTAACCGCCTGTTGCTGGCGCGTTTATTCCTCAAGCCGAGCAACCTGCTGATTCTTGATGAACCGACCAACGATCTGGACGTAGAAACGCTGGAGTTGCTGGAAGAACTCATCGAAAACTATCAGGGAACCGTTTTGCTGGTCAGCCATGACCGCCAGTTCGTTGATAATTCAGTAACCGAATGTTGGATCTTTGAAGGTGAGGGGAAGATTTCTCGCTTTGTTGGTGGCTATTTCGACGCGCAGCAGCAGCGTGCCGCGGCAACGCCGCTGAAGACGGTGGCTGCGTCGGCGGTAACCCCTCAGGCGGCAGCGGCAAATATCGCACCGCCCGCTAAACGTCATGTCGTGAAGTTAAGTTATAACCAGCAGCGCGAGCTAGAGCAGTTACCGTTGCGAATTGAGCAGCTAGAGCAAGAGATTGCGTTGCTGCAAGCGAAGATGAGTGACGCTGATTTCTTTAGCCGCCCATATGATGAAACACAGCCGGTTATGGCGGCTCTGGCGGAAGCGGAAAATACGCTGGAAAGCTGTTTTGCTCGCTGGGAAGCGCTGGAAGCCCAGAAAAACAGCTGA